TCACCTGGCAGGGGGGCACCTGGCATTGGGACACCTGGAATGGGGACACCTTACATGGGGACTCCTGGCAGGGGGACGCCTGGCAGGGGGATGCCTTGCATGGGGTCACCTGACATGGGGATACCTGGCAGGGGGATGCCTTGCATGGGGTCACCTGGCAGGGGGGCACCTGGCATGGGGACACCTTGCATGGGGACACCTGGCATGGGGACGCCTTGCATGGGGACGCCTGGCAGGGGGTCACCTGGCCACCTGGCATGGGACGGCATGACCCGGGGCGTCCCTGCAGGCGGCATGGCCAGCGGGACAAGGACGTGGGGACGGAGCGGAGCCCTGCCGAGCCCtgggcagcgccgagccccgccggAGCCAGGGCAGGATGCGGCCCTGCCCGGTGCCCCCCGCCCTGCGCCCCCCAcgtgggaccccccccacccacgTGGCGACATCCCCCTCCAAACCCcgccccttctcggcccgccctCCCTCCTGATTGGTGCCGGCGCAGACCTCCCCTTCGCTGATTGGCCCCCGCCGCTAGCCATGTATCGAGCTCTGGGCGAGGGGCAGCCGGCGGGGCGCGACCGGGACGGGGGATCGCGACCGGGACTGGGAATCGCGACCGGGACCGGGGATCGCGACCGGGGCCGGCGCCCCCCCACCCCGTAAGTAGCGCCCGCGGGAGTTTGCAACACTTGGAAGCAAAGTTGCCGGGGGGGCTCTAGGGGGGCCCCGGGGCTCGGGGCGGGCACGGACCCCGCCTGGGTTGCCAAAAGCCCTGCAActtcgcgggggggggggggacccgggtgtcccctgcccgccccccccccccccggtgacgTGACCCCCGGGGACCCGAGgggacctgccccccccccccccccccaggaggagCCCGGGCCGCGCCAAGGGgcagagaggggcccaggcgcGAAGGTGCCCGGCCGGGGACCGCGGGCTCCTCGGCTCCTGGTGGTCCCGGGCCCCCGGGGCTCCCGTGGCCAACGTGACGGTGGCCGGCGTCACGTCTTCGCGGTGGCCTTGCGaaaggctgcagcgagggcgAATCCAGCCCAGCTTCCTGCTGAATCACCCGAAAAAcccttcccagccccacggcatcCTCGGGCGGTGGGGAACCCAGCCCCTTCCCAAAAGCCCTTCCCAGAACCCAGCGACTTCCCCTCGAGCAGCAAGGAGGCCTCCAGCCCGGAGAGCCCGTCCACTCGTGTCACGAGCTGCTGGGTCTCAGCCCTCGCGGGACCCGTGCGAGGAGCAGCGTGGCGCTGCGCCCGCGGGGGATTTGCGGGCCCGGCCGTGCGAGGGGCAGGGGCTGCGGAGGACCGGCAGCCCCGTGAGCGTGCCGCGGGGGGCGAGCTCAGGCTGCCGAAACGCGCGGCCGGGGATTTGCtcccgcgccgcagccccgggaGAGAGTCCCTGTCGCTCGCCCCAACCCCTCCAGCCGGGGAACACGGCCCGCCGGCATCTTTCTCTCCCAGGTGTCACCGAAATCACAGCCACCGGAGCCATGTCTGCCGCCGCCGCGAAGGCCGCGAGCGCCCGGAcggctgccaccgccgccggggTCCAGCCCGTCCTCGCCACGCTGGAGCCGCAGGGTGAGTGGGGCCGGGGCTCGGGGTGGGGGGCGGCCACGGGGGCTGCGGCTCTGCCCAGGCCGGGCGTACGGGTGCTTCGCACGCCGGAGGCTCGACCCCAGGCCTCCTTCCGTCCTAATTCGGGAGGAATTTAGGCGGCGCCGCAGCCGGGTCACCCCGGTGCGGCTGGGCACCGAGCCCCGGGGGGGGAcctgctctccctgtgcccttGCGGGCTCTGGGAGGGTGCCAAAACCTGCCCGCGCGGCCCTTtcgcccgcggcggccccggggctgccttggatatggggtgctggggaggggggttgctgcctgggggtgccagcccccaaacccccacGGAGGGGCCCCGAGCCTGGCAATGCCCATGGGGATCGCAGGGATGGGGTTGGCTCTGGGCTCCTTCATCCCAGCGGGGAAGGTGCGATGGAGACCAGCGTCCTCCTCCCGCTCCGTCCCCGCGGGTCCGATCCTGCCAGCCTATTCCCATTTCCGGGAGCTGGACCTGGGGGCacgggaggggagcggagcagcCGGGCCGCATCTCCCTCCCGCCCTGCCAGACGCCAGGGCCAACAACTGCGCCTGCAAGGGGCCGGATAAACCGGAGGAGAAGCCACCCATCCCGCACGAGCCCTCGGAAAAGGTAACGTTCCCATGGGGCGGAGGGGGCGAGCTGCCGGGAAAAGCCGTCCCCGAGCCGCAGCGCCGCCTGCCCGGGCGCTGGGGATGCTGGAGGAGGCTGCGGTGACGCTCCCGCCGGTGCCGTCCCCGCTCCAGGTGGTGGCAGAGACCAGGGAGCCGGTGGCGGCCGCGGTGACAGGCGCGTGGGAGGCCGTGCGGGGCGCCGTGCGGGGCGCCGTGGAGAGGGCCCGCGCGGTGGTGAGCGCCGGCATCGGCACCGTCGCGGGCTCCCCGGCAGGCAGGATGGTGGTGACGGGGGTGGATGCGGTGCTGGGCAAGTCGGAAGAGCTGCTGGATCGCTACCTGCCCGGGACGGACGAGGAGCTGGGTGAGCGTCGTCCCCCTCTCCGGCCACCGCTCCGGGCTGCGGTGGCTGCAAACCGCGTCGCAATGAGCTTCTCCCTGCTCCGGAGGTGCCAAAGCCCCCGGGACCCCCTTCCCTTGCCTTGCACCCCCTGCCTTGGCGAGGGCGCAGCCACCCTCCGCACGGGGCTGCTGGCCTCTTCCGAAAagctctcccacctcctgcttgtaCCTCCCGGGCTTttcgtgccggggggggggggggcgcggggcctgGCGCGGTGGCCCTGAGGGGCTGCTCCCCGCTCCGCTGCTCCGAGGGCAACCCGAAGCCGGGGAACGCGGAGCAGCGGCGGCTTGAACTCTCACCTGGAAACCGGAGAGCAAATATAGCCCTCGTGCCGCcatcccgccccgccgcggcgtaTTTATAGCCCGGGCTTAGCCGTGGGCAGAGCTGGCCCCCGCTCGGCGCGGAGGTGACCGCGACGGCTGCCCGGCCCGCGGGCGGCCGCTTCCCGGCGCCGCCACCTCCGTGCATCCGGCCGGGCGCAAGGGGGGCCGCGGGCTACCACTTTCCCGCGGGATGCTCCTTAGCCGGCCCGCGGGCGCCCGGCCTCACGGCTCTGATGTTTCTGCCCCGCAGCCTCGGCGGCGGAGGGCTCCGAGACGGCGGCAGCGGCGTGGCGGCGGCAGAGCTACCCGGCGCGCCTGGGCTCGCTCTCGGGCAGGCTGCGGCGCCGAGCCCTGCGGCAGGCGCTGGGCTGGCTGCGGGGCGCCCGCCGCTCGCTGGCCCCGCTCCTGCACGTCCGCCAGCTGGTAAGGCCGCGGCCGGCACCAGGGCTCGCCCCGCTCCCGGGGGTGCTCCCATTCCTGTTTATTTCCCCCTCCGTCCCTTCCAGATCGACTGCGTGAAGCGCGGCGTGGACGGGATGCTGCGGGGCGCCCGCCAGCGcctggggctgcagcggggccccggggaggcggcggcggtgccagAGACGGCGGCGGCACCGCCGGGAGGCACCCGGGTGCGGGGCACCCGCTCCCGCTCCCTCCACGACCTGCCGGGCCTGGTGCTGGCGCAGGGCCGCGAGCGGGCGCAGGTGACCATCGGCGAGCTGCTCGACTACGTGGCGCAGCACGCGCCCCTGCCCTGGCTCGTGGGCCCCTTCGCCCCCGTCCTCGTCGAGTACCCCGAGGACAGCCCCGTGGACATGGCCAAGTGGCACGGCTGCCTGGCCGTCGGCGGCAGCCACCGGGCGCCCGGCTCGCCGCGGCTCTGCAGCGAGCTCtgagcggcggcggggacggaggCCGGGGCTCGCCGAGCTGCGAAAAGCGCCCGCCTGGGGCAGCGAAACGAGTCCCCGGGAGCGGGACACGGCGGCGAGACGGGCTTTGGGGCCCGGCATGGGCTCCTCGGCGCCTCGGAGAAGGAGGTGACAGCGGCACGGTGGCTCCGGTGGCGCCAAGAACGAAGTGTGTGTCCAGCCCCACTCATCCGCTTTGGGGTCGGGgtcccccccggtgtcccccccgGTGTCCCCGAGCCTGGGGAACGCCGGGATTTCTAGTCTTACCAGCTTGAAGGCACTTGAAAGAAAACCCCACCCTTTAAGCCTTAAAACGACTCCTATCCTGCAACGCCGCGTGCTGCGGAGGCCGGCTGGGTGCTGGGCTGCCCCATGCGGGGACGGGCCAGGTTTGGGACCCCCAAAACCGCCGGTTTGTGGCAGCCGCGTTGCACGGCGGGGACTAAGGTTTGCTCCGGGGAGGGTTTTGCTccccggcggaggaggaggaggaggaggaggagcagggcaAGGTGATAGCCAGGTGCCCGGGCCCCGCTGGACTGTGAACTGGGGCTGTGTGGCACCGAACTTCGCCCCGGGTTATCGCCGCCGCCGCTGTCGCTTCCCGCGCCGTCACACGGCCCACGGCGGGGCTGGTTCCCGCGCAGCccccgtgcccggtgcccgggGCTCTGCCCTGCGCGGCCGCAGCGTCGccagccccgggaggccgcgacCTGCCCGTCCCCATGCTGCCGCTGCCCGAATGCCCCGGTCCCCCCCGTCCAGGGGGGTGGTGGCCCCTGCTTGTGCCCCCTTCCCGTTTAACCGTGAGCccctttgagctggggggggaggggggggctgcaCCCTCGGGCGCCATCCAGCCCGGGGGATCCAGTTCTGGGAGGTCCGGAGGGGGGATCCGCGCCCGGGGGGtggtgcgggccgggccgggccgggccgggggggggggggcggtgcgtgcctcgccgccgccgccaccgccgctgggtcgcggctcccggcccggcccagccccgacggggcgggcCCCGGTCACAtgccgcggggccgggctccgCGCTCCGGCGCTAtaaaggagcggggggggagcggccgCCAGCGCAGCGCCCGGGAGGTGAgtgcggcgggccggggcaggaCCGGGGACCTCCAGCGCTGCGGCCCGGGGAGGGTCCGGGGGAACCGGGCTGCGGCGCCCGGCGCCGTCGCGGGGGCGGATTTTGGCCGCGGCGGgaagcagcagccgccgccgccccgtgcTGCGGCGGGGGATGGGACCGGGATCGCCCCTTCCCGGACCGGGGGGGCTGGGAGCGCCCTGCCCTGGGGGTCGCCCCGCTCCTGGGGACGGGAAACTCTGGGAAGCGGGGCTCCCCCCGTGCTGGGggtctgcctcccccccccccccccttgctcagCCCCGCTCGCTGTTTCCTCCCAGCCCCACCATGGCCACCAGCGAATCCAGCACGGAGAACCCCAAGGCTGAGGAGCAGCAGGTCGGTagggctggggtggggtggggtgggcggTTTGGGTGgaccctgcctggggacagggcTCAGGTTACTGCTCTGGGTCACCCTGTCCCCGGGAGGCTCTGCCGGTGGCTGGGAGATGGTACGGAGACCCGGTGCTCCTGGGGCTGGTGTGACCATGTCCTGgtccaggacaggctgggggacccaggtgtcctggtggGGAGGGTGGCAGGATAGGGGACCCCAGtgattggggaggggggggtgcccCCAGCCCTGCTTTCTGAGGGAGGGGGGGTGTCTGGGTGGCACACGGACCCTTGCCCTCACTGGTGCCCTCCTGCACCCAGAGCATCGGGACCCGGGTGGCCAGCCTGCCCCTGGTGAGCTCTGCCTACGACATGGTGTCCACGGCCTACGCCTCCACCAAGGAGAGCCACCCCTACGTCAAGTCGGTGTGCGACGCCGCCGAGAAGGGCGTGAAGACCCTGACGGCGGCGGCCGTCAGCGGGGCCCAGCCCATCCTCACCAAGCTGGAGCCGCAGAGTGAGTGGGGTCGGGCGCAGCACTGCGATGCCCTGGAGGGTCCCCAGcctccagcgccgccgccgggtcTGCTCGGGGCTCGCTGCCCAGAGAGCTGCTGCTAGCAGAAACTTTGGCAAGTGGTTAAGAGAGTGGTTTCCTTGTCTCTAGTTTCCACGGCCAACGAATACGCCTGCAAGGGGCTGGATAAGCTGGAGGAGAAGCTGCCCATCCTGCAGCAGCCCACGGAAAAGGTAATGCTGTGCTTTGATCCGGGCGAGCAGGCTCATGGTCTGCCCTATAGTTGCCTAACGGAGGGTATTTGCTTCTCTAGCTCATCTTGGACACCAAGCAGCTGGTGACATCCACTGTGACAGGGGCCAAGGATGTTCTCACCAGCACTGTGGCCGGGGCCAAGGATGTGGTGACCAGCCGGGTGACGGGTGTGATGGATATGACCAAAGGGGCCGTGCAGGGCAGCATGGAGCTGACCAAGTCTGCGGTGACCAGTGGCGTCAACACGGTCATGGGCTCGACCATGGGCCAGATGGTGGTGAGCGGGGTGGGCTCCATGCTGGAGAAGTCGGAGGAGCTGGTGGATCACTACCTGCCCATGACTGATGAGGAGCTGGGTAAGGAGCTGGCAGCAACTCCCTGGATATGTGGGCAAGGGCCTGGAGCCCCTTGGGGGAAGCATGGCCCAGTGGGCAGAGCCTGGATGGAGTTGATGGGCTCTGTGTGGGCACCCTGGGGTGAGCGGGGCCATGTGCAAGTGCCCGAGCGAGGAGATGCCCTGCACGGGGTTGGTGGTCTTGCAGGACCCCTCACCGCCCTGGCTTGTCTCTTCCAGCCAAGCTGGCCACGGCAGTGGAGGGCTTCGAAATGgaccagcagaagcagcagcagagctaCTTTGTGCGCCTGGGCTCGCTCTCCACCAAGCTGCGGCACCGTGCCTTCCAGCACTCgctgggcaagctgcagagcGCCCGCCAGAGCAGCCAGGATGTGCTGGCCCAGCTCCAGCGCACCCTGGACCTGGTAGGACctggcctccctggccccccctcagcctggggctggcagcaggCCACCCATGCCGGGCTGTCCCTTCCCTTCCAGGTGGAGCACCTCAAGCAGGGCATGGACCAGAAGCTGCAGGGAGGCCAGGAGAAGCTGCAGCAGATGTGGCTGGAGTGGAGCAAGAAGCAGCCGGGAGGCAGCAAGGACCTGGTGCAACCAGAGGTAGGTGGAGGTGGACAGTGAGGTCCCCAGGGCTACCCCAGGCCATCTGTGCTGCTCACCTGGCCCTTGTCCCCTTGCAGGCGATGGAGTCGGGCACCCTGGCTGTGCTGCACGGCCTGACGCAGCAGCTCCAGAGCACGTGCCAACCCCTGGTGTCCAGCCTGCAGGGCCTCCCGGCCGGCATCCAGGACAAGGCGGGCCAGGTCCGGCAGAACGTTGACGAGCTCCGGGCCGCCCTCACCAGTGTCATCTCCTTCCAGGACGTGACGAGCAGCGTGCTGGCCCAGGCCCGGAGCCGCGCAGCCAAGGCCCGCGAGCTCATGGATGAGCTGGTGGAGCACGTGGCCCACAACACCCCCCTGTCCTGGCTCGTGGGGCCCTTTGCCCCCTCGGGCCAGCGCCTGGTGGATATGGAGCTATCCAAGTAGCAGCTGCTGCTTCTGGGCCAGGATTATATCTACCCTGACCCAGGCCTAGATAAGAGCACCTGAACTAACACCCCAGCCCAGCCCAAATAACCACCTTAGCTCCATAATCCTCGtgtctccctgccctgggggtgcCTGTACTGGCTGCAGGAGCCCCCTCAAGCAGGGGCAACTGTCTAGTCTGTCCCAAGTGCAGCTTGGGGCAGGGACATACTAGCGAAGTGCCTTGGTGTCCTCAAGTGCCTCTGGGGTCCTTGGGCGGCTCTTTCCGTAGTGCCCCTCTACTAACCCTGAGCTGCCCCCCAGGTCCATCATCCATCTCGCCTTCGGTGCCTAGAGCCCTCGGTGCCTTCAAGCTCCCAGTCTTGCTCCTGCGTTGGGGGGTTGGTTTGCCCCCGGGTGGCTGCGGGACCCGGTGCTCCCTGCTGGGGCCAGGGTTCGAGCCCAACCCTGGGAGCGGGATCCCACATGGACTCTGCCCCCCCCGGGGCCAGCTCGCAAAGCAATAAAGTCTGGTTGGGTTTTGCACTGGATCAGAGACCTTGTGTGTGAgcagggggacggggggggggtcccctggCTTCCTGGGCTGGAAGAGCTGTTGGAAGGAGGGATGAGGTCCCAGCCCTGCTGTGACCTCGTAAGCAGGGCTCTGTGCTAACGGAGTCACCGAGGGGCCGGATCCCGTGCTGGCTTCTCCGCCTGCCATGGCCGAGGGTGAGCGAGGAGCTCCCGCCCGTGCTGCGGCGCAGCCTGGCCCAGGGGGGCCCGTCCGGGGCGCTGGGTAGAGGGTGCACAGGGCAGCCCCGCTTCCCTGCATCCCGGGGCTGCCACCCTGCTCTGCCACCCCCTACAGCTGGATGTCATCCAGCCCGTCGGTGACGATGGCCCCCAAGCACCATCCTCCAGCCCGGGGCCGACCCTGCAGGTTGGTGCTgctcctctccgcccagctctctcCCACCTCTCGCCCCCGAAAGCGGCAGCGGAGGGGGTGGAAGTGGCCTCAGCCGGGTGCCCCCAGCATGGTGAGTGATGAGCTGCCAGGGCGGGATGGGGCTTGGCATCAGGCCACCCCCCCTgtgtgccttcccccccccccaaaaccccgtCCCAGGTGCCACCCGGCCGGGGtgccctccccagctcccttgCAGGTGGAGGCTGCCCAGCAGAGCTTGGGCGAGCGCCTTCGCCCCAGCCACGAGCTGCTGCGGGCGTTGGGGGTGCAGCGGCACCCAGCCCCGGCCGGGAGCCTGCCAGTGTCAGCAGCGGCACCCAGGCAAGgacggccccggcgccccgagcCAGCCGGTGCCCCCCGGCCCGCGCTGATGCCAGCGCTGCTGGGGCAGGTGGAGATGCAGGTGCTGGACACAGGCTGGACGCTGGCGCGGCAGCTGCGGGAGCTCTTCCTCCAGCCGCTGCAGGACGCCGTGCGGCAAGGCCACCGCGACATGGCCGAGCTGCGCGGTGCCTTTGCCCTGGCCGCCTCCTTGAAGGGGCTGCCCGGGGCGGTGGTGGCCCGGGGCCACACTGCGGTGGCCCAGGCCTGGGatgtgctggaggagctgctgcagctgctgatgcaaaacctgccgctgccctggctggaggCTGCCACACGGGCCACCGAGGAGGCCACCGGCACCACCAGCCTCCTCGGCATCCTGCAGGACCACCAAAGCCGGGAACGCAGCAGGTTCAGCTAGCCCTGCGGCCAGCCCACACCATCAACatggctctgctccaggctgcCGCTGTCCCGGCATTAAGTGTCTTTCCTTGGAGGAGGGGcacggagctgggggggggggggggcaccccggAGTGATGCACGGCCCCTTCGCAGGTCCTGGTAGCCCAACCAGGCAGGGCTTTGGCCCATCACTGCCTTAAGATGCcgcttgcaaagagcagggctgcAACAGCCGAGGAGGATTGGGGGAGGCTTTGTATCCTCCAGCTGGCCCTGGGGGCCATCACACGTCCCCCTGTCCGTCTTCCCCACTTGCCcatgtgcgggggggggggggggggggggggggggggtggggaccAGGGTCGTGGCAGCGTCTCCCAAGCCAGCAGCTGAACCCTCGGCCCTGCATcgggcagcggtgcccggcccatCTCGCCTGGTGACTCCCTTCACCTCCTGCTTCCCGGGAATTGGGCAAGAGGCGCAcagggtttgtttgggttttatttgGGTTTTGTTTAGGGAGGGTTGGAGCATGAAATCAGCCCTGGAAAACAAAACACGGGCTCCCCAGGGCCGAGTTACAGCAAGAGCAGCCTCACAGCGGCCGCGGGGCAAACGGCCTCcccccggctgctgctgcggcagtTCGCGAGCGAGCGGCTCGCGGCACAAACAGGACTCAAGGACGCAGCGGCTGTTTGAGCTGGGAACATCTTTATTTTGCATATACAAAAGCTTCAGATCCTTGCAAAAGAGCAGAAAGGCAGACGGGCAAGATGCTGCCCAGCACAAGGCAGGATGCCGCCCCGATGAGTCCCCTGGCTGAGAGAGGAGAGAATACAcaattttcactttattttaccCCAAAGctggtgcccagccctgctgcctccacGGGAGCAGCGGGACCAGGCTCCAGCAGCTCTCTCAGCTGCCTCCAGCCAGAGGGGACATCACGATGGGGGAAAGGGCTCAGACCAGGGGGAAGGGGGATCCCCCCCTGGTGCGAGAAGCCCCCCGCTTCCAAGGCAGGGCCCAGCACAGCTGCCCCCAGCGTGGGCACTGGAAAAATCAAGAAGAAAGAAACTCGGTTCAGCAGGACGCACCTGGATCCGCAGCCAGGCCCCACCCGTCCCCCAGCGAGTGCCCGGGCCTGTGGCCCCCGCTGCACTACAGCCGGCACCGGCCAGGACAGGGACACCCACGGGTGCCTGGTCCCCGCTCGGGGGTGGGCCAGGGCCAGGGGGAAGGGGAGCCTGCGGGGGCTTTTTCTGGTCACGGCCCCAGgcagggggcagagggaagaggGACCCTCCTGCCCTCCCCTCGTCACAGCCAGTGATGCCTCAAGAAATAGACAATagggatctttttttttcattaaaaaacccTTTATATTCATTTCATGTTGGTTGAAATCACAAGAAAttaggtggggggggggaaaaaaaaacaaacgagGGGACAAATACAGACAAACAGCACAGTCTCCCCCCCGAGTTCGGTGCTTTCACAGGGTCGGGGGCACGGGACAAGACCTAGGACATCAGCTACTGTGTGACTTAGTGAAGTAACTCAAACACGGGGCAAGGCAGAGGCCGGTCTCCctccgccgcgggcagcgcggccccctCAGCATCCTCCTCCAGGCGGGACCCGCAGCCTCAGCTCTCCTCCGCATCATCCACAGACTCTGACTCCCCGCGAGCTCTCtcccgctccggcccggcccggtcggCGTTGGGATAGTCCTGCACGCtgctggggagagcacagagaCCTCAGCGAGAGCCTCTCCCCTCCCGGCCTCTCCCCAGGGTCACTGCCTGCCTCCCCCCTGCCCATGGCATCGCCTCTCCCAAGGTCCAGGCACCTTCCCAAGCCAGGAGCAGCCCTGCAGACCCCACAAGCTCCCCCAAAAGTGGCTGTGCACAGCTTCCCagagggctgaggttggaagtgCGTCAGATCCAGAGGGACCAGGAGCTCCCAAGACCCCCACGTGCTGCACGTCCCAGCGGCCGCAGccggggccctgctctgcccctcaCTCGCTCACTTGTTGTGGGTCTCTTCGGCAGATGCCTCCAGCTCTCCAGCTCCGGGCCCTTGGCTTTTGTCTCGCTCCTTCTCCTCTGCGCCCTCTGCTTTTTGGGACAAGGACTCACCGTTCACGGGGCCTGACAAGTCTAAAGGGAAGAGAGAGGTTTAGACGCCCGAGCCCCCACGGTAGATCTCATCCACCCCAGCCCACGAGGGCTGGGCAACGCGAGGACTCAAGGCCAGAGGAAGGCAGACTGTCCCTGCTCCCGCAGGGGGCTCGTGGCCGAGCCCACAGCTCCTGGATGCCCAGTCCGGCCCGACCCCAGCAGCTATGAGGAGGAGGACCCCAGACACTTAATTCCCCAAGCCCAGAGCAGCCGTCAGAGTGGATTTTCCCCACCAGTTCCTCCAGGAAGGCACCATCTCTTGCAGCACCACGAGGACGTCCCCAGCCAGCGACCCCGCTGGGCACACAGCCACGTAACGACGGAAGATCCCAGTCATCAGCTGCCTGCGCAAGAGCCCGAGCAGGCATCCAAGGGCGTCTCCGAATTCCTCCATCTCCCCGGTGCCCTGGGCAAGCGCTCAAGCTGGCAGTGTGGAGCTATCCTGGCCCAAAAGCTGGCCCGGAGGCACACAGAGGCAGGGTGTGGGCACTGAGGTTTAGCCTCTGCTCTCACTGCCACGAGTGTTTGATACTCAGCCCACAAACCCCCAGCCAAATGCGCAGTCCCTGGGTTTAGACATGCTCCGCTGGGGAAGCTGGGATTAAACTGCCCCTTTCTCCAGGCAGctcggcagcccctgccctctcccacaagctgcagcaaaaaaaaagaggCGCTGGCAGACAGGGATTCCCACGAGCCCCTTCCCACCGCCTGCAGCACCCAGCAACTGAGGGACGAGAGATGCCACACGTGGCTGCCGATCCCCTCCACCGCTGAGGCCCAGAGCTGTCCCCGTTTACGTCCCTGGCTCAACGAAGGCCGTGGgccccagcaggagctgccgtgCCCGAGGAAGGGCCCTGGGCTTGCTACACGTCCAGACAAGCCAGGGAACCGCCTCGAGACGTGCAGGGAGTGTTACCAGCATTCGTCTCCTCTTCACCCTTCTCATTCCGTGTCTCTCCACCCGACAACTTCTCCTGGCCCTTCTCCGCGTCCCCCTTGTCCTTCTCAAGCCCAGCTTTGTTGGCTTTCTGGATCGCTTCCATCTTTGGTCCCAGGACGCGTGACTTCAAGCGGGTGTAGACTTCGGCGGCTTTCTCCATCACGTCCTTGTTAGCTTTATAGCGACGGATCTGCAAcagaaagggggaggagggacacACTTTGAAGCCAAGCCGGCCCAAAAAGGCTCGCTCCCGGCATTGGGAGTTTAGCCCTCCACCATACCTTTTTCAGAGTAGCCAC
This is a stretch of genomic DNA from Apteryx mantelli isolate bAptMan1 chromosome 30, bAptMan1.hap1, whole genome shotgun sequence. It encodes these proteins:
- the LOC136994557 gene encoding perilipin-3-like, whose protein sequence is MPMGIAGMGLALGSFIPAGKVRWRPASSSRSVPAGPILPAYSHFRELDLGAREGSGAAGPHLPPALPDARANNCACKGPDKPEEKPPIPHEPSEKVVAETREPVAAAVTGAWEAVRGAVRGAVERARAVVSAGIGTVAGSPAGRMVVTGVDAVLGKSEELLDRYLPGTDEELASAAEGSETAAAAWRRQSYPARLGSLSGRLRRRALRQALGWLRGARRSLAPLLHVRQLIDCVKRGVDGMLRGARQRLGLQRGPGEAAAVPETAAAPPGGTRVRGTRSRSLHDLPGLVLAQGRERAQVTIGELLDYVAQHAPLPWLVGPFAPVLVEYPEDSPVDMAKWHGCLAVGGSHRAPGSPRLCSEL
- the LOC106497717 gene encoding perilipin-3, which encodes MATSESSTENPKAEEQQSIGTRVASLPLVSSAYDMVSTAYASTKESHPYVKSVCDAAEKGVKTLTAAAVSGAQPILTKLEPQISTANEYACKGLDKLEEKLPILQQPTEKLILDTKQLVTSTVTGAKDVLTSTVAGAKDVVTSRVTGVMDMTKGAVQGSMELTKSAVTSGVNTVMGSTMGQMVVSGVGSMLEKSEELVDHYLPMTDEELAKLATAVEGFEMDQQKQQQSYFVRLGSLSTKLRHRAFQHSLGKLQSARQSSQDVLAQLQRTLDLVEHLKQGMDQKLQGGQEKLQQMWLEWSKKQPGGSKDLVQPEAMESGTLAVLHGLTQQLQSTCQPLVSSLQGLPAGIQDKAGQVRQNVDELRAALTSVISFQDVTSSVLAQARSRAAKARELMDELVEHVAHNTPLSWLVGPFAPSGQRLVDMELSK